In Chthonomonadales bacterium, a single genomic region encodes these proteins:
- a CDS encoding phytanoyl-CoA dioxygenase family protein, which yields MSAPHLTDEQAAAFERDGFVVVPGLFDSEEVDLLSRIARADHGLAQQAINRHDTGGNVTRLALRNTLSDDVYSAVARSRRIVDSMERLLGGEVYHYHHKMTMKEPRVGGAWEWHQDYGYWYGNGCLFPYMASCYVAVDAATRENGCMQVIRGSHHMGRVDHGTVADQTGADLERVEQALKRLELVYCEMAAGDALHFHSNLLHRSDENRSSLPRWGLICCYNAARNDPYKEHHHPRYTPLEKWADERVREVGRRQWEELGARAGASPPAR from the coding sequence ATGAGCGCACCGCATCTCACCGACGAGCAGGCCGCCGCCTTCGAGCGCGACGGGTTCGTCGTCGTGCCCGGCCTGTTCGACTCCGAGGAAGTCGACCTGCTGAGCCGGATCGCGCGGGCCGACCACGGCCTTGCCCAGCAGGCCATCAACCGGCACGACACCGGCGGCAACGTGACCCGCCTCGCGCTCCGCAACACGCTCTCGGACGACGTGTACAGCGCGGTCGCGCGCTCGCGACGCATCGTGGACTCCATGGAGCGTCTCCTCGGCGGCGAGGTGTACCACTACCACCACAAGATGACCATGAAGGAGCCTCGAGTGGGCGGCGCGTGGGAATGGCACCAGGACTACGGCTACTGGTACGGCAACGGGTGCCTCTTCCCGTACATGGCGAGCTGCTACGTTGCCGTGGACGCCGCCACGCGCGAGAACGGATGCATGCAGGTGATTCGCGGCTCGCACCACATGGGCCGCGTCGACCACGGCACCGTGGCCGACCAGACCGGCGCGGACCTCGAGCGCGTCGAGCAGGCGCTGAAGCGGCTCGAGCTGGTCTACTGCGAGATGGCGGCAGGCGACGCCCTCCACTTCCACTCCAACCTGCTGCACCGCTCGGACGAGAACCGGAGCTCCCTCCCCCGTTGGGGCCTGATCTGCTGCTACAACGCGGCGCGCAACGACCCCTACAAGGAGCACCACCACCCGCGCTACACGCCGCTGGAGAAGTGGGCGGACGAGCGCGTCAGAGAGGTCGGCAGGCGGCAGTGGGAGGAGTTGGGCGCGCGCGCCGGCGCCTCGCCGCCCGCCCGGTAG